AAACACTTGGATTTTTATTATTCTGATATTTTAAAACAAACCAATTTACCTGCTTCTGCCGATACAGCTTTTTTAAGTGCTACGCTTTCACAGTCAGATTCGGTTTATGTTTTGCCAGCCGGAACATTGTTTAATGGAGGCGTTGATGCACAAAAAAATCCGATATTATTTGCCGCTCAAAAAAACAGCGTTTTAAATCCAGCGATTGTTACGAGCGCCTATACGCTCAATTATCAAAATCTGCTGAATGGAGCGTATAATTTACAACCCATTGCGAAACCGACAGCAATTCAAAAAGATGAAGATGGCAACGTAATCAGCTGGTCTACATTTGGAGAAAACAATCCTGCCATTCAAGCTTTACCTTTAGGAATTGCTTTTGCATCGCCTATGCTTTTACTGCGTGAAGGAGATCGAACAATAACACTTGACCTTAGTTTTGATGCACCTATTAGTTTAAGTCTTTTGCAAAATGCCCAATATTTTCTAAGCACACAAAAAGAATGGCTCCCAATAGTACTGACTCCTTCCAATTTTGTAGTCAGCGGAGGAAATACAGTAACTATCACTATTAAAATTGATCCTTCGACAATTGCAATTGAACCATTTTTGGTAAATCCTGACGGTTTAACAACCAGCTGGCCAATGCTGAAAATTCTATTTAAAAATATTGATAATCCAAAAGTTTCACCTAAAGTAACAGCCATAACCATTTCTGTAAAAGTAACCGATGTTACTACTTTACAGCTTTACAATGATTTTGGTGAATTGAATACCAAAAATCCCTTTCCTCCTTTTGGGCCAATTGCTTTAGAGAATTCGAATTTTATTATTGGCAGCAGCGAGATATTTAGCAAACCGTTGAATAATTTCAGCATTCATATTTACTGGGATAAACTGCCAACTGATTTTTCAACTTATTATGATTCCTACAACAGATATTTGTCAAAATTAGTTCCGCAGCCCATACCGCCAAAAGGGCCGCCAACAACAAAACCTATTACCGAACCAAATCCTACGGCTTCTAGAATCCCTTTAATCAGGCTTTTTTCAAAAAAGACAGCATCCGAAAATGTGAATTTGTATTTTGCGAATTATTCTTTTACGGTTGATTTTGATTTGCTTGAAAATAAATCATGGAACGAAATTGAATTGTACAAATACGATTATACAGGTCCAAATTGTGTATTTGTACCCACTACTCCTGCCGTAAATCCTGTTTATTTGTTTGATGTTGATCAGGAAAAGAATGCTGAAGCTTCTACAACAGATTCCAGCAGCCATTATATTTATATTGCCCCTCAGGGAAATACAAATACGGTATTAAAAGGAGATCCAAATATTCAGAACGAGCCTTTAAAATTTACAGATGGAAGTTCATCAGGTTTTATCAAAATGCTTTTGTCAGGACCAGAATATGGCTTTGGTTCAGAAATATATCCGAACGTTGTAGCGAGTATTGCGCTGCAAAACGGAAGTCTTATTGCTACTGCCAAAAAAGATGACACTCTGGATTTTATACCATCGGCAAATCCGCCCTTTTCGCCTAAAATCAAAACAATAAAAGCCGACTATTCGGCCAGTAAAACCTACAAATTTGATAATTCAGCCGAAGATTATCCACTCGAATATTTCTTATACTCGCCATTCAGCAGTTATAAAATATATGACAGTGATGCACAAGCGACTGTTTCTATCAATACAGCCATTACAGGTACTTCAAACGATACATCGGGAGGCGTGCCTCTTTATCCTTCATTTGAATATTCAGGAGCTTTATTTATCGAAATGGAACAGTTAATCTGTAACAGCACCTTAAATCTCTATCTCGAATTATCCCGAAATTCAATTACGGTAACCCCAGAAAACAGTATTCAGTATTTCTATTTAAACGATTATGGCTGGAAAGAACTAAAAGTACTTTCCGATGGTACCAATCAATTTAGATGTTCTGGTATTATTGAACTTTCTATTCCTGCGGACTGCAACAATACGGGAGTTTTTATGCCAGGAAAAAACAATTGGATTTCTATTGTCGTTTCCGGCAGTCCAGACGCGTATTCACAAACCGTTTTTGTACAAACCAACGGATTCAGTGTACAGCGTACAGGAACCTCTTTTCTTCTGGATACCACAATTCCGCAAGTTGGCAGCAGTGTTATCAGCAAACCGCAGACAGCAATTCCTAAACTAGCCGTAATCTCACAGCCATTTCCTTCTTTTGGAGGAAAAGCTGCAGAAAACGACACGCAGAGAAACCAGCGCATCAGCAGTAGTATAAAAACCAAAAACAGAGCCGCCAACCCTGCCGATTTTTATACGCTTATCACAGAAAATTTCAGCGACATCTATTACACCAAAGTGGTGAATCATAACAAGTCCAATACTTGCAAGGTGTATTTAGCCAAAAAAATGTCGGTTGCTACAGACAGTAATGCTTTTATTCCGCTGGTAAACAATTGTCTGGAAGATCAGGTTGAAGCTTTTTTAAAAGAAAATGCCTCACCTTTTTTAAATCTTAACGTTTCCAATTTCAATCTGGAATATGTGATTGTTTCGGTTCAAATTGAAGTTCTAAACGGTTATCAACCCACTTTGGTACAAAAAAATGTCAATCAGGCTTTGAAAATATACTTGTCACCGTGGATTGAAAGCAGCCAGCGTCAGGTAAAAATTGGTCATGAACTTATTAACGCCAAAGTCAGTTCTTTTATTCAGAGTATTGAAGGCGTGGGAATAGTCAACAACCTTTCGTTTTCAAGTTATTTAAATAACAGCAAAGCCGATAAATGCATTATTAACAGAACATCGCTTAAAGCAGAAGGATCAGGAACCTTATTGGTTTCGGCTCCACAGCATCATATTACTTTTTCAAACTAAAAAATGGATACAGTCAACTACATAGTAAAAGATCAGCTTCCGCTCCATCAGGATTTTACCGCCCTGAAAGAGAAAGCGCTTGGCTATATCCAAAGTCATATTGGGTACGAATGGACGAATTTTAATCCGTCAGATCCCGGAATTACTATTTTAGACCAAATCTGTTATGCCCTTACAGAATTAGGTTATTGTACCGATTTCAGCATACCAGATATCCTGACTAATTCCAACGGAAAAATTGAAATCGAAGACCAGTTTTATCTGCCGGCAGAGATTTTAACGACCGCTCCGTACACCATAAACGATTATAAAAAATACCTTATCGATGCTGTACCAAACATTGATAATGTGCTTATTACGACTTTCAACAGCAACAATTATCCGTTTAACAAAGTCTATCAATTTTATCTTTATATAAGTCCGCAAATCAGCAATGATTCTGATCGTGACAATGTTTGCAATGAAGCCTATTATTATTTGAACCAAAGCCGAAATTTAGGCGAATTATTCAATAAACCTATCGCGCTACAGCCTATAAACTGCTTGATAAGCTGTTTAATCGAAATTCAGAAAAACATTAATCAATATGATCTTTTACTGGAATTACAGGATAAAATTCGTTCGTTTATTTTCGCCAAAGTAGTACAAACAGGTTACGAAAGTGCTTTAATTTCTGAATACACAACTGCCGAAATATATGACGGCCCAAACTTAAAAAACGGCTGGATTCCTGACAATGAACTGACTTTAAAAACAGATTCTGTACAAGTAATCGATTTGATTCCGATAATTGAATCCATCAGCGGCGTGGTTTCGGTTTCGGGATTACAACTGCTTCAGGATGGAAAAGCGGTTTCTGTTTTACAATCACAAATCAATCAGATTATTGCTATTGATGTTTTAAACTCTTATCAAACCAATAATCTTGTTTTAAGCTGCAACGGTAAAAATCTGCCTTGCGATATTACTGTAAATGCTTTAAATATTGTTGAAGATACCTACGAGAAAACCACCGCGATTCTCAATAAAAAAGAAACCAAAAAACTGCCTAAAAGCAGTTTTAGAGATATTAACACCTACTACTCTATTCAGCATACTTTTCCTGAGCAGTATGGCGTAGGCGCAGATACTATAGAAGATCATTCGCAACCCGTAAAAATTGCACAATCACGCCAATTAAAAGGTTATTTAACCTTGTTTGATCAAGTTTTAGCGAATCAGTTTTCGCAGCTGGCAAATATTTCGAAACTATTTTCTTTTAAAAATTCGGTTTGTGGCGCACCTTCAGACGAAGAAACTTTTTATGCTGTAAAAGATAAATATCAGCAGAAACATCTTGAATATCCAGTTCCGTACAAAATGTTTTCGCCGAGTTATTTTTATCAGTCCTTGTACAATGTTCCGCATATCAAACCTTTATTAAAAGACAATAAAACGTTTAGTTATTCGACAGGAAATGAGTCTGAAACCGAACTAAAAGAGAAAAGCTGGTTCGAATACCAGCAAGATCCGTACAATCCGTACATCTTTGGTTTAATGAAGATTATGGAGGAAGAAGATACCAATTTGGAACGAAGAAACAAACTGCTCAACCATCTTTTAGCCCGACATGGCGAATCACCTAAAGTAATCGATTCGATTATTGACGATACAATTTATACCGGCGATAAAAGAAAAGACCAGATTATTGTAAAAAGTCTGTATCTGCAAAACTTAGGATTATTGTCCTACAACCGTCAAAAAGCTTATAATTTCCTAACAGCACAGACAACGGAAAGAAAACCTGATGAAACTTTCTTTCAGATGAAAGAAAAGCATTTTCAATACATAAATGAACACACCACTGATTTTATTTTTAAATCAGAAGAACTCAACAAAAAAGAAAAAATACACCAAAACGATTTCAACAATTTTTCAGGAATTGAATTGAAACTAAACTTGTTGTTTGGATTGAAAAACATTTATTCCAATTTTATAAATGCCCAATTCGAAAGTCTGAAAAGCAATCCAGAAAGTACCGATTCTAATGTGTATATGACGGTTCAGAAAACGTTGTGGTTTATCGAGAAAAGAAAAGGAAGTATTTTTCTGGAAACAGCACTTCTTTTAAAATCACTGTTTTTTAATCTTCAAATTATAAAAGAAAATCAAGAAAACACTGTTTTATATCAGTCTCAAAACCTTGATTTTCAAACCATTTCTCAGTTAAATAGTATTTTAAATACTTCTAGTGAAACGGTATTAGATCAAGAATTACAAAATGGTTATTTGTCCTTTTCGGGAACTCAATTTGCGTTTACATCAGAAACTGAATCCATTATAGAAAACCAAAAAGAATTCATAAAATCTAAAGTTTCTAATTATGCTTTCAGAATAAGTATTGCCTCTGGCGACGGAAGTGTTTCGATGAATTCGAAAGTATTTAAAAAAGACCTGTTGATTTTGTTTCCCGATTTTGTGCCGGCTTTTCAAACCAAGGAATTCAAACAACGATTGAAACAATTTTTAAAAATCAGTCTGCCTGTCAATGTAAGCTTCAAATGTGTCTTCATAAACAGTCAGGATTTTGGCGCCTTTATTCTCAATTACATCAATTGGCACAAAAGCCTGCGATTTAAGGATTTGACCTCATTAAGTCAGGCAGAAGCTGCGGTGCATTTAAAACCTGTTCAGCCTGCCCTGAATGTTATTAGTAGTTTAAACCAAATTTTAGAGTCAAACCATGGAAGAAATTAACCGCCATATTGTATCGAGTCTAAAGTGGAACACTACTTTTGACCAAAGAGAAGAAGGATTTAAACTTCAGGAGCGATTGAGCCACTGGAGTAAAATTTCCCTTCCGGGAGAAGCTGCATCTGTATTTAACGAATTATGTCCGCCTGAACAAAGCTGGCGTATAGAATCGTTAGAAATCGATTTGGGAATCTGTGATTACAGTGATCTCGAATTTGACTTGAGTACCAAAATACGCACGCTTTTAAAAGAAAAAATCGAAGAACTGATTATTTATCAGAACCATCAGAAACAGAATTTAATATCGGTTTACAACAAAGAAAAATCAATTCTGGAAAACCTGACTGTTTTTCTAATTGAGGGATTTTTACCGTGGAGTTACCAAAACAAAGAAGGTTCTGTAAACCAAATTATGGCAGAACTGCTTCAGAACAATCTGGCTGAAATTATTGCCATTATCAAAAAAGAAGGAATCAAACACGAACAAGTCCGCAAAAGAATTTCTTGGCAGTTTGATGAAAAAAACGTCAACAAAATAATTACGGCGCTTGAACCTAACAACAGCGATACGATAATAGAATTTAGTTCGATTATTACAACGCTTCAGGTGAAGGAAACGATTATACAAACGAGTACGGCAAGTTTTAGAAAAAATCTGTATTTCTTTATTTTAAACTTCCTGCTTTTGGAACGCGGAACGCTTTTTAATAAAGTCGCTTTTATGAAAAGCAGTATTCTGCAAATGGCCAATCATTACAATATTGCCTATGCCGAACTGATTGTTTTGATTGAAAATACAGTGGTTAAAATATCCGACAATACCACGAGAAACAACGATTTTATATACACTTTAAAAATGCTGACTCAGGAATATGAAGCACAAAAAATGCATCATGCTGTTCCGCAGGTTCAAACCAATTATTGGCATCTTTTAGAAAAACTTTTAATACATAAATCAGAGCGTAAATTGAGAAATCAGAAAAACGATCTCAACGAACTGATTGCGGTATTGAATT
This is a stretch of genomic DNA from Flavobacterium endoglycinae. It encodes these proteins:
- a CDS encoding baseplate J/gp47 family protein is translated as MIAIDQNSALNSINESLVPAPHLIDGRKEHDWLHFLAEFSRLINFYNDQNAIEGSWNPFLLKDPVFLVVSISKTNYKKLHSQYKTNCNEVQKLNQTKAAANQTSTALNKLFDHLTETYKIIERWTYYMQMTDEMYNLKKYMLHEVQNMLSADFWAVQSFRQYLYTQSLNAGFAGLPSNTYVDINDDLWNSNKGKRPFWEVFGFDTEQVFLETGNKNAASLNALTITGDRLYNFLETTIFHALTEFKNLSNRKSRYPDTTLLRSFIDLLKVQQEQLNGISQKHLDFYYSDILKQTNLPASADTAFLSATLSQSDSVYVLPAGTLFNGGVDAQKNPILFAAQKNSVLNPAIVTSAYTLNYQNLLNGAYNLQPIAKPTAIQKDEDGNVISWSTFGENNPAIQALPLGIAFASPMLLLREGDRTITLDLSFDAPISLSLLQNAQYFLSTQKEWLPIVLTPSNFVVSGGNTVTITIKIDPSTIAIEPFLVNPDGLTTSWPMLKILFKNIDNPKVSPKVTAITISVKVTDVTTLQLYNDFGELNTKNPFPPFGPIALENSNFIIGSSEIFSKPLNNFSIHIYWDKLPTDFSTYYDSYNRYLSKLVPQPIPPKGPPTTKPITEPNPTASRIPLIRLFSKKTASENVNLYFANYSFTVDFDLLENKSWNEIELYKYDYTGPNCVFVPTTPAVNPVYLFDVDQEKNAEASTTDSSSHYIYIAPQGNTNTVLKGDPNIQNEPLKFTDGSSSGFIKMLLSGPEYGFGSEIYPNVVASIALQNGSLIATAKKDDTLDFIPSANPPFSPKIKTIKADYSASKTYKFDNSAEDYPLEYFLYSPFSSYKIYDSDAQATVSINTAITGTSNDTSGGVPLYPSFEYSGALFIEMEQLICNSTLNLYLELSRNSITVTPENSIQYFYLNDYGWKELKVLSDGTNQFRCSGIIELSIPADCNNTGVFMPGKNNWISIVVSGSPDAYSQTVFVQTNGFSVQRTGTSFLLDTTIPQVGSSVISKPQTAIPKLAVISQPFPSFGGKAAENDTQRNQRISSSIKTKNRAANPADFYTLITENFSDIYYTKVVNHNKSNTCKVYLAKKMSVATDSNAFIPLVNNCLEDQVEAFLKENASPFLNLNVSNFNLEYVIVSVQIEVLNGYQPTLVQKNVNQALKIYLSPWIESSQRQVKIGHELINAKVSSFIQSIEGVGIVNNLSFSSYLNNSKADKCIINRTSLKAEGSGTLLVSAPQHHITFSN